A genomic segment from Chitinophagaceae bacterium encodes:
- a CDS encoding aldose 1-epimerase, producing the protein MFTVTQKMETGFSKIILTDKKGKCSAEILPECGALLNAFTILNNDNTINIIEGYKNQDDFNENCEFKGFRSAKLSPFVCRLKNGTYFFKKNEYKVNGFYLDKHALHGLIYRKIFSIVKTKKLKNSAWVLLRYKYRADDNGYPFPFNCDLKYTLKKNNRLIITTTISNKGKSKIPVSDGWHPYFTLGGCINDLAMQMYVSGKLVFDNELLPTGKTESFKQFEKPTPIGETVFDNCFIVKKGAKTALQLTNVENGITLKIKPHSAYPYLQIYTPPQRQSIAIENLSSAPDAFNNKMGLVVLDKNKSKKFITEYIVNV; encoded by the coding sequence ATGTTTACAGTAACACAAAAAATGGAAACCGGTTTTTCTAAAATTATCCTTACAGATAAAAAGGGAAAATGCAGTGCAGAAATATTGCCCGAATGCGGCGCCTTACTCAATGCGTTTACTATACTTAATAATGACAATACAATAAATATTATTGAAGGTTATAAAAACCAGGATGACTTTAATGAAAATTGCGAATTCAAAGGTTTCAGGAGTGCAAAACTTTCGCCATTTGTTTGCAGGCTAAAGAATGGAACATATTTTTTTAAAAAAAATGAGTATAAAGTAAATGGGTTTTACCTTGACAAACATGCATTACATGGCTTAATTTACCGTAAAATTTTTTCCATAGTAAAAACAAAAAAACTTAAAAATAGCGCATGGGTTTTGTTGCGTTATAAATACCGTGCCGATGATAATGGCTATCCATTTCCCTTTAATTGCGATTTGAAATATACGCTCAAAAAAAACAACCGGCTCATTATTACAACAACCATCAGCAATAAAGGAAAATCAAAAATTCCGGTAAGCGATGGATGGCATCCATATTTTACGCTGGGTGGATGCATTAATGACTTAGCAATGCAAATGTATGTTTCGGGCAAATTAGTTTTTGACAATGAACTTTTACCCACCGGCAAAACAGAAAGTTTTAAACAGTTTGAAAAACCTACTCCAATTGGCGAAACGGTTTTTGACAATTGCTTCATAGTAAAAAAAGGAGCAAAAACAGCCTTGCAATTAACGAATGTTGAAAATGGGATTACCCTGAAAATTAAGCCCCATAGTGCTTACCCTTATTTGCAAATATATACGCCACCACAGCGGCAAAGTATAGCTATTGAAAACCTTAGCTCAGCTCCTGATGCATTCAACAACAAAATGGGTTTGGTGGTTTTGGACAAAAACAAATCCAAAAAATTTATTACAGAGTATATAGTGAATGTATAA